A single window of Eucalyptus grandis isolate ANBG69807.140 chromosome 1, ASM1654582v1, whole genome shotgun sequence DNA harbors:
- the LOC104427458 gene encoding zinc finger protein 8-like — MEQVQTPSGEKFLVTLLSGDAEGMAERISGPSVLEVKLSSDDHHGSAPAINLLNSLENILRNKPDRPKRNFNNSLATRAYGCKYCKAKFDTLQSLGGHQNAHRRQRAAERQAKERTWNTYAFSQANPYFDPSCFGVQAIPVPGHPMACRPRARPRAFPAPTNVVEPTYGWTLKRTMIMNPQASAWPRPAMANQLNGMAYRPMNYNGDPHFCTKVPPQSTGPRPPFANVFANGSSSGTQGLENGGLDLSLRL; from the coding sequence ATGGAACAAGTTCAAACACCCTCTGGAGAGAAATTCCTGGTGACCCTTCTCTCCGGAGATGCGGAAGGGATGGCGGAGCGAATATCGGGTCCTTCAGTTCTTGAAGTGAAGCTCTCTAGTGATGATCACCATGGATCTGCACCCGCGATCAATCTGTTGAATTCCCTTGAAAACATTCTTCGAAATAAACCCGACAGACCGAAACGAAATTTCAACAATTCCCTCGCGACCCGGGCTTACGGTTGCAAGTACTGCAAGGCGAAGTTCGACACCTTGCAGTCCTTGGGGGGCCACCAGAACGCCCACAGGCGCCAGCGTGCCGCGGAAAGGCAGGCGAAAGAGAGAACGTGGAACACTTATGCCTTCTCTCAGGCGAACCCTTATTTTGACCCAAGTTGTTTTGGTGTGCAGGCAATTCCTGTCCCGGGGCACCCCATGGCCTGTAGGCCTCGTGCTAGGCCTCGTGCTTTTCCCGCGCCTACCAATGTTGTCGAACCTACCTATGGGTGGACGCTGAAGCGGACAATGATAATGAATCCTCAAGCCTCAGCGTGGCCTCGACCGGCCATGGCGAATCAGCTGAATGGAATGGCGTATCGACCTATGAACTATAATGGCGACCCTCACTTCTGTACCAAGGTTCCTCCTCAGAGCACAGGACCGAGACCACCATTTGCCAATGTTTTTGCCAATGGAAGCTCCTCCGGCACTCAGGGACTCGAAAATGGAGGGTTGGACTTGTCACTTAGGCTCTGA